One genomic region from Conexibacter woesei DSM 14684 encodes:
- a CDS encoding DUF6326 family protein, with amino-acid sequence MRTRHPTTTLDDQPIPVRAKLAAAWTSFMFLYAYVDILNFFTPGVIKDILDGRVFEFDLSQTFSTTALTLVAIPILMVVLSTTLPARVNRIANLIVASLYVPVTAFNAVGESWLYFYGLGIVLEGILLALIIRYAWTWPRTAPSATMATSPARETVRAQQQA; translated from the coding sequence ATGAGAACACGTCACCCCACCACCACACTGGATGACCAGCCGATCCCGGTGCGAGCCAAGCTCGCCGCAGCGTGGACAAGCTTCATGTTCCTGTACGCCTACGTGGACATCCTCAACTTCTTCACGCCCGGCGTCATCAAAGACATCCTCGACGGCAGGGTCTTCGAGTTCGACCTCTCCCAGACCTTTTCGACCACGGCGCTGACCCTCGTGGCCATCCCGATCCTCATGGTCGTGCTGTCGACAACGCTGCCCGCCAGGGTGAACCGCATCGCGAACCTCATCGTGGCCTCGCTCTACGTCCCCGTCACGGCATTCAACGCGGTGGGCGAGTCCTGGCTGTACTTCTACGGCCTTGGCATCGTCCTGGAAGGCATCCTTCTCGCCCTCATCATTCGGTACGCCTGGACCTGGCCCCGCACAGCACCTTCGGCGACCATGGCGACCAGCCCGGCTCGTGAAACCGTTCGCGCCCAGCAGCAAGCGTGA
- a CDS encoding nuclear transport factor 2 family protein: MSAASSETEQSRAIVEAMFAAANNGDVEGVLSFLADDVTVIEPLFMPFGKTYHGKDEFLGLAQVLPKYLDVSSITVHHTIADGDRVAACVGITDVAAGKLTQFIEQFTIKDGKIVENRVFYHDAGSLIDMPKVV, encoded by the coding sequence ATGTCCGCAGCCTCATCCGAAACCGAGCAGAGCCGCGCGATCGTCGAAGCGATGTTCGCCGCAGCGAACAACGGCGACGTCGAGGGAGTGCTCTCGTTCCTGGCCGACGACGTGACGGTCATCGAGCCGCTATTCATGCCCTTCGGCAAGACCTACCACGGCAAGGACGAATTCCTCGGTCTCGCCCAGGTCCTGCCGAAGTACCTCGACGTTTCCTCGATCACGGTGCATCACACCATCGCCGACGGCGACCGGGTCGCGGCGTGTGTCGGCATCACAGACGTCGCGGCCGGAAAGCTGACCCAGTTCATCGAGCAATTCACGATCAAGGACGGCAAGATCGTCGAGAATCGGGTCTTCTACCACGACGCCGGAAGCCTGATCGACATGCCCAAGGTCGTGTAG
- a CDS encoding helix-turn-helix transcriptional regulator, producing MDTKQEIRDFLTSRRARITPGEAGLASYGSRRVPGLRREEVAVLAGVSVPYYTRLERGDLSGASDSVLEALARALQLDDSERSHLFDLARSAQPTREPASRRKAKQRVRPHVQWTLDAMIGIPAFVSNEHLDILAANQLGRALFSELYATPERPVNTVRFVFLDPRAETIFGDWDRIASESVAVLRSAAGRDPHNRDLSDLVGELATQSEAFRARWAAHDVRFHNTGVKRFHHPVVGDPHLTYTRFELAADPGLTLFTYVAEPGSPSEDGLKLLGSWAATADAEPASATELS from the coding sequence GTGGACACCAAGCAGGAGATCCGCGACTTCCTCACCTCCCGTCGCGCCCGGATCACGCCTGGGGAGGCGGGGCTGGCGTCATACGGCAGCCGCCGCGTTCCCGGACTGCGCCGCGAGGAGGTCGCCGTGCTGGCCGGCGTGAGCGTCCCGTACTACACCCGCCTTGAGCGCGGTGACTTGAGCGGGGCCTCCGACAGTGTGCTGGAGGCACTGGCCCGGGCGCTCCAGCTCGACGACTCCGAGCGCTCCCACCTCTTCGACCTCGCCCGCTCCGCGCAGCCGACCCGGGAGCCCGCCAGCCGACGCAAAGCCAAGCAACGCGTCCGCCCTCACGTTCAATGGACGCTCGACGCGATGATCGGGATCCCCGCCTTCGTGAGCAACGAGCACCTCGACATCCTCGCCGCCAATCAGCTCGGCCGCGCGCTCTTCTCCGAGCTCTACGCCACGCCGGAGCGGCCCGTCAACACCGTCCGGTTCGTCTTCCTTGACCCACGAGCCGAGACGATCTTCGGAGACTGGGACCGTATCGCGAGCGAATCGGTCGCCGTCCTGCGCTCGGCCGCCGGACGCGATCCGCACAACCGCGACCTCTCAGACCTCGTCGGCGAACTGGCGACGCAGAGCGAGGCATTCCGCGCCCGCTGGGCCGCGCACGACGTCCGCTTCCACAACACCGGAGTCAAGCGCTTCCATCATCCCGTCGTCGGCGACCCGCACTTGACCTACACCCGGTTCGAGCTCGCCGCCGACCCCGGCCTGACGCTCTTCACCTACGTCGCCGAGCCGGGCTCACCCTCCGAGGACGGGCTGAAGCTCCTCGGCAGCTGGGCGGCCACCGCCGACGCCGAGCCGGCGTCGGCGACAGAACTCAGCTGA
- a CDS encoding helix-turn-helix domain-containing protein gives MPADKQSNAHRIFGRAVRELRARRSLTQERLGFVSGLHRNYIGAIERGEINPTFRIMLKLARGLDVPLAEMIQLYEDRAEEEASQR, from the coding sequence GTGCCCGCCGACAAGCAGAGCAACGCGCACCGCATCTTCGGCCGAGCCGTGCGAGAGCTGCGCGCCCGACGCTCACTGACCCAGGAACGGCTCGGGTTCGTGAGCGGACTGCACCGCAACTACATCGGCGCGATCGAACGCGGCGAGATCAACCCCACCTTCCGCATCATGCTCAAACTCGCCAGAGGACTCGACGTGCCCCTCGCCGAGATGATCCAGCTCTACGAGGACCGAGCGGAAGAGGAGGCCAGCCAGCGATGA